GCGATCTTTGCTTTAGCCATATATTTCTCCCTCTGTAATCTAATCTATCTTCCGGATCAATGCTTCCTGTTTTGTAAGATCTACGTGCATTATTTTCCCCTGGACTGTAAGGGTTTCTCCTAACATGCCTGTGATCGTTATTTCATTATTATTATTAACCACAAGGCGCACAACATCTTCCATTAATGTTATTGTATTGGTCCCTTCAACCATATTGACATTTAGTTCACACATAATAACCAAATAGATAAATGGCTTATTATGAAATAAAATATTCGTATTTTAAATGCAAAACAATTTATATACTCTGGATATTAATTACTTCAAACTATACCGGAGCAAAACGTAGATGGAAGAACTTCTGAAAACGTTCATAATTCCTGATAATACATCAATGGAAGAACATTCGATTGTGGTGGCCGGTGACGCTATTATAGGCAACCATTCTGAACTGGGATTCGGTATTATAGCTAATTCTGTTATTGCCGGAGAAAGGGTCAAGATCAACGGAAATGTAATAGGGACCGAAGAGATCAGGATCGATATGTGGTCCCAGATCGGCGGAAATATCAAAACTAAAAATGATGCTTATATCGGTGAATTTGTAAATATTGATGGAAAGTTGATTGTTGAAGGTGACCTGGACATCGGTAAGGATGTGAAAATAAAAGGGGGTTTCGAAGCCA
The sequence above is a segment of the Methanosarcinales archaeon genome. Coding sequences within it:
- a CDS encoding CooT family nickel-binding protein, encoding MCELNVNMVEGTNTITLMEDVVRLVVNNNNEITITGMLGETLTVQGKIMHVDLTKQEALIRKID